One window of Cetobacterium sp. 8H genomic DNA carries:
- the glpK gene encoding glycerol kinase GlpK → MRYIIALDQGTTSSRAIIFDEQQNIVASAQKEFKQIYPKEGWVEHDPMEIWASQSGVLAEVIAQSGISQHNIIGIGITNQRETTIVWNKITGKPVYNAIVWQCRRTAHICDDLKAQGLSDYIRDNTGLVVDAYFSGTKIKWILDNVEGAREQAERGELLFGTVDTWLIWKLTNGTSHATDYTNASRTMIYNIKNLCWDQKLLKELSIPKSMLPEVKDSSGTFGYANLGGKGGHRVPICGVAGDQQAALFGQACFEKGEAKNTYGTGCFMLMNTGNKMYQSKNGLLTTIAIGLDGKVEYALEGSIFVAGAAVQWLRDELKLITDSKDTEYFASKVKDNGGVYFVPAFVGLGTPYWDMYARGAIVGLTRGANKNHIIRATLESIAYQTRDVLEAMQEDSGIELKALKVDGGASANNFLMQFQSDIVGKEVHRPSTVETTALGAAYLAGLAVGFWDNKSEIKQNWCLEKTFIPIMAEEERNLKHSKWKRALERSLDWEL, encoded by the coding sequence ATGAGATATATAATTGCACTAGATCAAGGAACAACTAGCTCAAGAGCTATAATTTTTGATGAGCAACAAAATATTGTGGCAAGTGCACAAAAAGAGTTTAAACAAATATATCCAAAAGAAGGTTGGGTTGAACACGATCCTATGGAAATATGGGCAAGTCAAAGTGGTGTTTTAGCTGAAGTTATTGCGCAATCTGGTATTTCTCAACATAATATTATAGGTATAGGAATTACCAACCAAAGAGAAACAACTATTGTTTGGAACAAGATAACTGGAAAGCCTGTTTACAATGCAATTGTATGGCAGTGTAGAAGGACTGCCCATATTTGTGATGATTTAAAAGCCCAAGGTTTATCTGATTATATAAGAGATAATACAGGGCTTGTCGTTGATGCTTATTTTTCTGGAACAAAGATTAAATGGATTTTAGACAATGTTGAAGGAGCAAGAGAGCAAGCAGAAAGAGGAGAGTTATTGTTCGGAACTGTTGATACATGGCTAATTTGGAAATTAACTAATGGTACTTCTCATGCTACAGACTATACAAATGCTTCTAGAACTATGATATATAATATTAAAAATCTTTGTTGGGATCAAAAGCTTTTAAAAGAATTGAGTATTCCAAAATCTATGCTTCCTGAAGTCAAAGATTCTAGTGGAACTTTTGGATATGCTAATCTTGGCGGAAAAGGAGGACATAGAGTTCCTATTTGTGGAGTTGCTGGAGATCAACAAGCCGCTTTATTTGGACAAGCTTGTTTCGAAAAAGGAGAAGCTAAAAATACTTACGGAACTGGTTGTTTTATGCTTATGAATACAGGAAATAAGATGTATCAAAGCAAAAATGGACTTTTAACCACCATAGCTATTGGACTAGATGGGAAAGTTGAATATGCCCTTGAGGGAAGTATTTTTGTAGCTGGTGCTGCTGTTCAATGGTTAAGAGATGAGTTAAAGTTAATTACTGATTCTAAAGACACAGAATATTTTGCAAGTAAAGTTAAAGATAATGGAGGTGTTTATTTTGTTCCGGCTTTTGTTGGATTAGGAACTCCTTATTGGGATATGTATGCTAGAGGTGCTATTGTTGGATTAACTAGAGGTGCCAATAAAAATCATATTATTAGAGCAACTTTAGAATCAATAGCTTATCAAACAAGAGATGTTTTAGAAGCTATGCAGGAAGATTCTGGAATTGAACTAAAAGCTTTAAAGGTTGATGGTGGTGCTTCTGCTAATAATTTCTTAATGCAATTTCAATCTGATATTGTAGGAAAAGAGGTTCATAGACCTTCGACTGTTGAAACAACAGCATTGGGAGCAGCATATCTTGCTGGTCTTGCAGTAGGCTTCTGGGATAATAAAAGTGAAATTAAACAAAATTGGTGTTTAGAAAAAACATTTATCCCTATTATGGCAGAAGAAGAAAGAAATTTGAAGCATAGTAAATGGAAAAGAGCACTAGAAAGATCTTTAGATTGGGAGCTTTAA
- a CDS encoding acyl-CoA dehydrogenase family protein: MSIMLSKEDQALYEKALNYGKNVLYPAGLDLEKSSELTRKMFLDMAKNGFCGLGIPKEMGGKGYNYLKSALIYEGLAYGDGMMSFIMQLHNNISMEIATFYEGISEEIKAIVPGLADGTKTTAFALTESVSGCDPSATSSYAELRDDGYHIFGKKDWIANGKDADYYNVMVKDGKDSKNMIMLLVDKGTQGLKFLENRERLIGNGISCGSLEFDNCIVPRDRLLSNNGFKEALIAIDVARVFTPAIAVGIAQRAIDITAEYLSSRVSFGNPIIKNQGVQWELADLSAKIEAARWLVYRTASVMDSGEPVASIAAKNKYFGTEVAMETTVKCAQLFGSEGFMKDSRISKLLYVAKMLQIVDGTTEIQKIVIGRDISRKFLKK, translated from the coding sequence ATGTCTATAATGTTATCAAAAGAGGATCAAGCTTTATATGAAAAAGCATTAAATTATGGGAAGAACGTTCTTTATCCAGCAGGTTTAGATTTAGAAAAAAGTTCAGAATTAACAAGAAAAATGTTTTTAGATATGGCAAAGAATGGATTTTGTGGATTAGGTATTCCTAAAGAGATGGGCGGGAAGGGATATAATTATCTTAAAAGTGCTTTAATTTATGAAGGATTAGCTTATGGTGATGGAATGATGTCTTTTATAATGCAACTGCATAACAACATATCTATGGAAATAGCAACTTTTTATGAAGGAATTTCAGAGGAAATAAAAGCTATAGTTCCTGGTCTGGCTGATGGAACAAAAACAACAGCTTTTGCTTTAACAGAATCAGTTTCAGGGTGTGATCCTTCTGCCACATCTTCATATGCAGAATTAAGAGATGATGGATATCATATTTTCGGGAAAAAAGATTGGATAGCGAACGGAAAAGATGCAGATTATTATAATGTAATGGTAAAAGATGGAAAAGATTCTAAAAATATGATAATGCTACTAGTTGATAAAGGAACACAGGGATTAAAATTTTTAGAAAATAGAGAACGTTTAATTGGAAATGGTATTTCATGTGGAAGTTTGGAATTTGATAACTGTATAGTGCCAAGAGATAGATTATTGTCAAATAATGGATTTAAAGAAGCTTTAATAGCAATAGATGTTGCTAGAGTTTTTACACCAGCTATAGCTGTAGGAATAGCTCAAAGAGCTATAGATATAACAGCAGAATATTTATCAAGTCGAGTTTCTTTTGGTAATCCGATTATTAAAAATCAAGGAGTTCAATGGGAATTAGCTGACTTGAGTGCGAAAATTGAAGCCGCAAGATGGTTAGTTTATAGAACAGCGTCTGTTATGGATTCTGGAGAACCAGTAGCTTCTATAGCCGCAAAAAATAAGTATTTTGGAACAGAGGTTGCAATGGAAACAACAGTAAAATGTGCTCAATTATTTGGTTCAGAAGGATTTATGAAGGATTCTAGAATTAGTAAGCTTTTATATGTGGCAAAAATGTTACAAATAGTAGATGGAACAACTGAAATTCAAAAGATTGTTATTGGTAGAGATATTTCAAGAAAATTTCTAAAAAAATAA
- a CDS encoding electron transfer flavoprotein subunit beta/FixA family protein, which yields MKIIVCLKQVPNTSEVKINKETGTLIRDGIESIINPDDKYALEMALKLKDKYNAEVTILTMGPAQAKDAINEGLSMGADMGILLTDRAFAGSDTWATATILSAAVEKIKDYDIIICGRQAIDGDTAQVGPEMAEFLNLPQITYVNQLDVRENKVIANRYFEDRDIKMEVDVPVLITVIKGEDEPRYPTARGIFKYFNQDFIKEWTIKDLDTIDISQIGLKGSPTNVYKSFVPVKEKKVEIIKGDIITIKNSFSEKFKELKLI from the coding sequence ATGAAAATAATAGTTTGTTTAAAACAGGTACCAAATACATCAGAAGTAAAAATTAATAAAGAAACAGGAACATTAATAAGAGATGGTATTGAAAGCATAATTAATCCAGATGATAAATATGCTTTAGAAATGGCTTTAAAACTTAAAGATAAGTACAATGCAGAAGTAACTATTCTTACGATGGGACCTGCTCAAGCTAAAGATGCTATAAACGAGGGCTTATCAATGGGAGCAGATATGGGGATACTTTTGACAGACCGTGCTTTTGCGGGATCTGATACTTGGGCTACAGCGACAATATTGTCAGCTGCAGTTGAAAAAATAAAAGATTATGACATTATAATTTGTGGAAGGCAAGCTATTGATGGAGATACGGCACAAGTTGGACCAGAAATGGCAGAATTTTTAAATTTGCCTCAAATTACTTATGTAAATCAACTAGATGTTAGAGAAAATAAAGTTATTGCGAATAGATATTTTGAAGATAGAGATATAAAAATGGAAGTTGATGTTCCAGTTTTAATAACAGTCATAAAAGGAGAAGATGAACCAAGATATCCAACGGCAAGAGGAATCTTTAAATATTTTAACCAAGATTTTATAAAAGAATGGACAATTAAAGATTTAGATACAATAGATATTAGTCAAATTGGGTTAAAGGGATCACCAACAAATGTATATAAAAGCTTTGTACCAGTTAAAGAAAAAAAAGTAGAAATAATAAAAGGAGATATTATTACTATTAAAAATAGCTTTAGCGAAAAATTTAAAGAATTAAAGTTGATATAG
- a CDS encoding nitrate/nitrite transporter — MNENEVIILQEESKIELRGWMIVILAWSAFMLANLSNFAFGMILPSMRSEIGFGLEMSGWLSAVAWMGKGLLTIPISLFITKAKPKRILQVIFFLMGSGMLLQGFAVNIFMLFLGRIFVMGVAAGILTVLVLFKIQYIPKDKMSMINGIETFTGPAGQTMGTLLIPFLLLALSGWRNIMISMGIISVIIALLWGIVCKDKNEEVKIKSTEKVPILEPLKEALRQKNILLLAFGWPGTSLTWIAIYTFWPTYAVESLGLTMAEAGMVLGFLPAASMIASLTTPVIAKKIGYDKPIICLSGFILPLSYFSMLQTSNITLLCLASFISGFAAYAFVPLAFTILYKIPNLSSRAISLGTGFIFTLVGLGGALGGTLAGILGSEFGLYRAISLTCIAPFLFGILTLFLDETGEKRKR; from the coding sequence ATGAATGAAAATGAAGTAATAATATTGCAAGAAGAGTCTAAGATAGAATTAAGAGGATGGATGATAGTAATTTTAGCATGGTCAGCTTTTATGTTAGCAAATCTTTCAAATTTTGCATTTGGAATGATTTTACCAAGTATGAGATCTGAAATAGGATTTGGACTAGAAATGTCAGGATGGTTAAGTGCGGTGGCTTGGATGGGAAAAGGACTACTAACAATTCCAATATCATTATTTATAACTAAAGCTAAACCTAAAAGAATTTTACAAGTTATTTTCTTCTTAATGGGAAGTGGGATGCTTCTTCAAGGATTTGCAGTAAATATTTTTATGTTATTCTTAGGAAGAATATTTGTAATGGGTGTAGCAGCAGGAATACTAACAGTATTAGTTTTATTCAAAATTCAATATATACCTAAAGATAAAATGTCTATGATTAATGGGATAGAAACATTTACTGGACCGGCAGGACAGACAATGGGAACGCTTTTAATTCCATTTTTATTATTAGCTCTTTCAGGGTGGCGAAATATAATGATTTCTATGGGAATAATTTCGGTGATAATAGCTTTATTGTGGGGAATCGTTTGTAAAGATAAGAATGAAGAGGTAAAGATAAAATCGACAGAAAAAGTTCCAATATTAGAACCACTGAAAGAAGCACTGAGACAAAAGAATATCTTATTATTAGCTTTTGGTTGGCCTGGAACATCATTAACATGGATAGCAATATATACATTTTGGCCAACATATGCAGTGGAATCATTAGGTCTTACAATGGCCGAAGCGGGAATGGTTTTAGGTTTTTTACCAGCAGCTTCTATGATTGCATCCTTGACTACTCCAGTAATAGCTAAGAAAATAGGATACGATAAACCGATAATTTGTTTATCAGGGTTTATTTTACCACTCTCATATTTTTCAATGCTACAAACATCTAATATTACATTACTTTGTTTAGCTTCATTTATATCGGGATTTGCAGCTTATGCATTTGTTCCGTTAGCTTTCACAATTTTATATAAAATACCAAATTTATCTTCAAGAGCAATCTCTTTGGGAACAGGATTTATATTTACACTGGTTGGATTAGGTGGAGCCCTTGGTGGGACTTTAGCTGGAATTTTAGGAAGTGAATTTGGATTATATAGAGCAATTTCATTAACATGTATAGCACCATTTTTATTTGGAATACTAACTTTATTTTTAGATGAAACAGGGGAGAAAAGAAAAAGATAA
- a CDS encoding acyl CoA:acetate/3-ketoacid CoA transferase produces the protein MKVTKKIISAEEAAKLVNSEDTVAINGFGSLLYPEEVTKALGERFVSTGEPKNLSYIFGPGLGESTEGRLIDTISHEGMVRKVVASHFIKMLGLKTLAKENKIEAYNLPFGAISHMFRAAAGKKPGIITKIGLKTFVDPRNTRGALNEISKDTLAELMVIDGEEYLFYKSPKPNISIIRGTTADKNGNITFEKEAFYIDPFTTAMAAKANGGKVIVQVERISGERANPRDVKIPGVIVDAIVVSPNQWQTMIEPYNPGYTGELLVPEHEIPKMLNEVTRLSVGGGKKERTLVHKIIARRAAMELKDNAVVNLGIGIPELVPAAARELGISAELDLTIEAGLIGGTPSGGLSFGAVINPEMCQDSAYQFDLYDGGVLDITFVGAMQVDEKGNVNVSKSGGNIIGVGGFVNLTQSAKKCVFCFPFSGGGNIIDFKDNKLEIVKEGKYQKFFKNVDEISASGEFAIDTNQEVLYVTERCVFKLTKKGLEIIEIAPGLDLEKDIISLMPFRPLVSDSLKEMDQRLFV, from the coding sequence ATGAAAGTAACGAAAAAAATAATCTCAGCAGAGGAAGCAGCTAAATTAGTAAATTCAGAGGATACAGTAGCAATAAATGGCTTTGGATCTCTATTATATCCAGAAGAAGTAACAAAAGCTTTGGGAGAAAGATTTGTTTCAACAGGAGAACCTAAAAATTTAAGCTATATATTTGGACCAGGACTTGGGGAGTCTACAGAGGGAAGATTAATAGATACAATTAGTCATGAGGGAATGGTTAGAAAAGTAGTCGCATCACATTTTATAAAAATGTTGGGATTAAAGACATTGGCTAAAGAAAATAAAATAGAGGCTTATAACTTACCTTTTGGAGCGATCTCTCATATGTTTAGAGCGGCAGCAGGAAAAAAACCAGGAATTATAACAAAAATTGGATTAAAAACTTTTGTAGATCCTAGAAATACTAGAGGGGCATTAAATGAGATTTCAAAAGATACATTAGCTGAATTAATGGTTATTGATGGAGAAGAGTATTTATTCTATAAATCTCCAAAACCAAATATTTCAATAATAAGAGGAACAACAGCGGATAAGAATGGAAATATAACTTTCGAAAAAGAAGCATTTTATATAGATCCATTTACAACAGCTATGGCAGCCAAAGCTAATGGAGGAAAAGTTATTGTTCAGGTTGAAAGAATTTCTGGTGAAAGAGCAAATCCAAGGGATGTAAAAATACCAGGTGTAATCGTAGATGCCATAGTTGTATCGCCTAATCAATGGCAGACTATGATTGAACCGTATAATCCAGGATATACTGGTGAGTTACTAGTTCCAGAGCATGAAATTCCTAAAATGCTAAATGAAGTAACAAGATTAAGTGTTGGTGGAGGAAAAAAAGAAAGAACATTAGTTCATAAAATAATAGCTAGAAGAGCAGCAATGGAATTAAAAGATAATGCTGTTGTTAATTTAGGAATTGGAATACCAGAGTTAGTGCCAGCGGCAGCAAGAGAATTAGGAATATCTGCAGAGTTAGACCTTACAATTGAAGCAGGATTAATAGGTGGAACTCCTTCAGGAGGATTAAGTTTTGGAGCAGTAATTAATCCTGAAATGTGTCAAGACTCTGCATATCAATTTGACTTATATGATGGTGGAGTTTTAGATATTACATTTGTTGGAGCTATGCAAGTTGATGAAAAAGGAAATGTTAATGTAAGTAAATCAGGAGGAAATATAATTGGTGTTGGTGGCTTTGTTAATTTAACTCAAAGTGCTAAAAAGTGTGTATTCTGTTTCCCATTCTCAGGTGGAGGAAATATAATAGACTTTAAGGATAATAAATTAGAAATAGTTAAAGAGGGGAAATATCAAAAGTTCTTTAAAAATGTTGATGAAATAAGTGCGAGTGGAGAATTTGCAATAGATACAAATCAAGAAGTATTATATGTTACAGAAAGATGTGTCTTTAAATTAACTAAGAAAGGATTAGAAATTATAGAAATTGCACCTGGATTAGATTTAGAAAAAGATATCATTTCATTAATGCCATTTAGACCATTAGTATCAGATAGCTTGAAAGAAATGGATCAGAGATTATTTGTTTAA
- a CDS encoding electron transfer flavoprotein subunit alpha/FixB family protein, with amino-acid sequence MRSKVNQNINLQEYKGVWIIGEQRDSQIEPVTLELLGEGRKLATKINEELTLIICGEKLESEIEKLLDYPINNIIYLNNEQLKNYQTDSYVNLISKIIMKDKPNIVLIGATTIGRDLAPRLAGRVGTGLTADCTALEIDEVDKKLLQTRPAFGGNLMATIICPKNRPQMSTVRPGVMKKIEKENDFETKIIEPYLEEKLLFSRVQNAEIKLRNSSKIDLSQADVIVSGGRGIKGQIGVQLLQNLAECLGGTVGGSRAAVDSGWFEHERQIGQTGNTVRPKVYIACGISGAIQHVSGMGESDYIIAINKDEKAPIFSICDYGIVGDLFEVVPEMIKSFNNKR; translated from the coding sequence ATGAGATCTAAAGTCAATCAAAATATAAATTTACAAGAGTATAAAGGTGTTTGGATAATAGGAGAACAAAGAGACTCTCAAATAGAACCCGTTACATTAGAACTTTTAGGAGAAGGGAGAAAGTTAGCTACAAAAATAAATGAAGAATTGACATTAATAATCTGTGGAGAAAAATTAGAATCTGAAATAGAAAAACTTTTAGATTATCCTATAAACAATATAATTTATTTAAATAATGAGCAATTAAAGAATTATCAAACAGATAGTTACGTAAATTTAATAAGTAAAATAATAATGAAAGACAAACCAAATATTGTTCTTATTGGGGCCACAACAATTGGAAGAGATTTAGCTCCAAGATTAGCTGGGAGAGTAGGAACAGGATTGACGGCAGATTGTACAGCTTTGGAAATAGATGAAGTAGATAAAAAATTATTGCAAACAAGACCTGCTTTTGGAGGAAATTTGATGGCAACAATAATTTGTCCTAAGAATAGACCACAGATGTCAACAGTTCGTCCTGGCGTAATGAAAAAAATAGAGAAAGAAAATGACTTTGAAACAAAAATTATTGAACCTTATTTAGAAGAGAAATTATTGTTTTCAAGAGTGCAAAATGCTGAAATAAAATTAAGAAATTCTTCAAAAATAGATTTATCTCAAGCGGATGTAATTGTTTCAGGTGGAAGAGGAATAAAAGGACAAATAGGGGTACAACTTTTACAAAATCTTGCTGAATGTCTAGGAGGAACAGTTGGAGGATCGAGAGCAGCCGTTGATAGTGGATGGTTTGAGCACGAAAGACAAATAGGGCAAACTGGGAATACAGTTAGACCAAAAGTTTACATTGCTTGTGGTATATCGGGGGCTATACAGCATGTCAGTGGAATGGGTGAGTCAGACTATATAATAGCAATCAATAAAGATGAAAAAGCACCAATATTCTCAATTTGTGATTATGGAATAGTAGGAGATTTATTTGAAGTTGTACCAGAGATGATAAAAAGCTTTAATAATAAAAGATAA
- a CDS encoding methyltransferase domain-containing protein — protein MKKTYEKTIQIRKQKKLSQKELARLSGVSIKTINRYENGVKISFYCEKKILEVLDFDFLNAYDENSDKNKVSFDKQAEEYEESKYINQKNSVLQLINKGYPYTEKRVLDLGAGTGFVSREVANFAKEIYALDISDVMIKKMNILNQKNNLTNIIPIKGDAHNLNFEDNFFDTVITRLTLHHLKDVDLALNEIKRVLKNFGELIIVDVIASDDDEKADLQNSFDKIRDFSHNKFFKLNELKKKLKEIDFYNLEVNIWKEERNFRDWIKLAKYKDKDNVLFNIMKYFAVNGIKLGLDLEYKEPELSFKQKMVLIKSINIK, from the coding sequence ATGAAAAAAACGTATGAAAAAACTATACAAATAAGAAAGCAAAAAAAGTTAAGCCAAAAAGAATTGGCAAGGCTCTCAGGAGTTAGCATAAAAACAATAAATCGTTATGAAAATGGAGTAAAGATCAGTTTTTATTGTGAAAAAAAAATATTAGAAGTTTTGGACTTTGATTTTTTAAATGCTTATGATGAAAATAGTGATAAAAATAAAGTTTCTTTTGATAAACAAGCAGAAGAATATGAGGAGTCAAAATATATTAATCAAAAAAATAGTGTTCTTCAGCTAATAAATAAAGGATATCCATATACAGAGAAAAGAGTATTAGATTTGGGAGCTGGCACTGGTTTTGTATCTAGAGAGGTAGCTAATTTTGCAAAGGAGATATATGCTTTAGATATAAGTGATGTGATGATAAAAAAAATGAATATTCTAAATCAGAAAAATAATTTAACTAATATTATTCCAATTAAAGGGGATGCTCATAATTTAAACTTTGAAGATAATTTTTTTGATACGGTAATTACCAGATTGACTTTGCATCATCTAAAAGATGTTGATTTGGCTTTAAATGAAATTAAAAGAGTTTTGAAAAATTTTGGAGAATTAATTATAGTTGATGTAATAGCATCAGATGATGATGAAAAAGCAGATTTACAAAATAGTTTTGATAAAATAAGAGATTTTTCACATAATAAGTTTTTTAAATTAAATGAACTAAAGAAAAAATTAAAAGAAATAGATTTCTATAATTTAGAGGTAAATATTTGGAAAGAAGAAAGAAATTTTAGAGATTGGATAAAGTTAGCAAAATATAAGGATAAGGATAATGTCTTGTTTAATATAATGAAATATTTTGCTGTAAATGGAATAAAATTGGGGCTTGATTTAGAATATAAGGAACCAGAATTAAGCTTTAAACAAAAGATGGTTTTGATAAAATCTATAAATATAAAATAA